A window from Flavobacterium sp. 83 encodes these proteins:
- the pfkA gene encoding 6-phosphofructokinase, with product MPKTIKKVGVLTSGGDSPGMNAAIRSVVRTCAYHNIECIGIYRGYQGMIEGDFKEMGPRSVNNIVNKGGTILKSARSTEFRTPEGRKKAHEHLLKAGIDALVVIGGDGTFTGGLIFNTEFNFPVMGIPGTIDNDIFGTSHTLGYDTALNTVVDVIDKIRDTASSHNRLFFVEVMGRDAGHIALNAGIGAGAEEILIPEEDLGLERLLESLQKSKASGKSSSIVVIAEGDKIGKNVFELKDYVEANLPEYDVRVSVLGHMQRGGSPSCFDRVLASRLGVKAVESLLEGKSNYMVGLQSDKVALTPLEQAIKGKTEIDRELLRVSDIMST from the coding sequence ATGCCAAAAACAATAAAAAAAGTCGGTGTTCTAACCTCGGGTGGAGATTCACCAGGAATGAATGCAGCAATTCGATCAGTCGTTAGGACATGTGCTTATCATAATATAGAATGCATAGGAATATACAGAGGATACCAAGGAATGATTGAAGGAGACTTCAAAGAAATGGGACCACGAAGTGTAAACAACATTGTAAATAAAGGAGGGACGATTTTAAAATCAGCTCGATCTACAGAATTTAGGACTCCAGAAGGAAGAAAAAAAGCTCATGAACATCTTTTAAAAGCTGGAATTGATGCTCTAGTTGTAATCGGAGGTGATGGTACTTTTACTGGAGGTTTGATATTTAATACCGAATTTAATTTTCCAGTTATGGGAATTCCAGGTACTATTGATAATGATATATTTGGAACAAGTCATACTTTAGGTTATGATACAGCCTTAAATACAGTAGTAGATGTAATTGATAAAATTAGAGATACTGCAAGTTCGCATAACCGTTTATTCTTTGTAGAGGTAATGGGAAGGGATGCAGGACATATCGCATTAAATGCTGGTATTGGAGCAGGAGCTGAGGAAATTTTGATTCCGGAAGAAGATTTAGGATTGGAAAGATTATTAGAATCATTACAAAAAAGTAAAGCTTCAGGGAAATCATCCAGTATCGTTGTTATTGCTGAAGGCGATAAAATTGGTAAAAACGTATTCGAGTTAAAGGATTATGTTGAAGCTAATTTACCGGAGTATGATGTTAGAGTTTCTGTTCTGGGTCATATGCAACGTGGTGGTTCTCCATCATGTTTCGATAGAGTTTTAGCTAGTAGATTAGGAGTAAAAGCTGTTGAATCATTATTGGAAGGCAAATCAAATTACATGGTTGGTTTACAAAGTGACAAAGTCGCTCTAACGCCATTAGAACAAGCTATAAAAGGTAAAACAGAAATTGATAGAGAATTATTAAGAGTTTCTGATATAATGTCAACATAG
- a CDS encoding translocation/assembly module TamB domain-containing protein, which translates to MLGIALSTPFIQTKIAQYFVRSINKDFGINIAIDEVAVSAFGGVKFKKVLILDHHKDTLIYSNRIKTSILDGKKLLDGDLIFGELRLDGVLFNLKTYKNEKETNLDKFINAFGTSKSTGRHFLLTAQDAYITNGHFILTDENREVPKDVDFTKLNAYITDFKLYGPDVNTTIHKMSFLDHRGLYVVNLSSIFSYTKKQIKLDKLDLLTKESKLKGTVSLKYKIEDFSNFTDKVQFDVKLDKASLASNDIRYFYKELGRNQHFYTKAIIKGTLNDLKVTNLNLVDSRKTQIKGNVNFKNLFAKMGQKFYMYGKFNKLSSSYDNLIVILPDILGKKLPTTLKKLGKFNAVGIAEITTTAINASFSMSTALGKVQSDLKMNNIDEIDKASYAGKVVLEDFDIGTLFERKDFGKVSMNIDVDGKGFKEKYLDTSIKGDVTKIDYNNYTYNNIVVNGVFKMPNYKGQISVNDPNLNMTFDGLLDLSKKDSRYDFHINVVNADLHKLNFVKDSISVFKGDVVVQASGNTIENLQGNLFINATSYQNVKGMYRFDDFAISSIFDQNKVRTITVNSPDIIQGQIVGKYEFSQLKNMVTNSLGSLYTNYKPNKVKKGQFLKFDFTIYNKIIEIFYPDISIGANTIVKGNINSDNQEFKLNFNSPQIVAANNTFDNIRIAVDNKNPLYNAYIELDSIKNKYYKIRDFSLINITMKDTLYFRSEFKGGAKGEDYYNLNLYHTINAANKNVVGISKSEVKFKDYLWFLNANEAPDNQIVFDKVFKNFNIDNIILSHENQEISLKGDLRGTSFKDLKLSFKDVDLNKITPDNEKFVFNGNINGEVNYKQNKNVYQPTASIIIDHLNLNKTDLGVLNFDIEGDERFKKFTINSSLENENFQSFNADGDFEIVDKETILDLKLKFEKFNLGVLSSLGGEVLSNIRGFVSGNSTIQGNLNKPEINGRLYVDNAGMTIPYLNVDYELKDKTIVDLADEKFLFRNNTLTDTKYGTKGTLNGSISHHNFGDWKLDLAINSKNLVALDTKDSEDAAYYGTAFIDGIATIKGLTNSLFIKVDAKSEKGTAIKIPINNAESVSDNTFIHFVTAKEKYNIQKGIYESTRNYNGLELEFDFDITPNAEVEVILDRNTGHGMKGKGFGSLLFKINTLGKFNMWGDFQAYEGTYNFKYGGLIDKKFAVKKGGSISWEGNPMKAQLNLEAVYKTTANPAVLLENSSFNTKVPVEVVIGLRGDLTSPEPDFNIEFPTVSNVLKSEIQYKLNDKDVRQTQALYLLSSGGFLSPEGVNQSDFSGSLFETATSILGGIIQSDNEKFKVGINFIGADKRIGRETDGRFVATISSKINERITINGKVGVPFGGINESAIVGDLEVLYRVNEDGTMNLRLFNKENDINYIGQGIGYTQGLGVSYEVDFDTFKEFVNKIFKKHKLDREIKPTSEDQDSNLSPDYINFSKPKKPTTEKLKTNQEAVIPNED; encoded by the coding sequence GTGCTTGGTATAGCTCTTTCTACGCCTTTTATCCAAACAAAAATTGCTCAATATTTTGTTCGGAGTATTAATAAAGATTTTGGAATCAACATTGCAATTGATGAAGTTGCAGTATCTGCTTTTGGAGGTGTGAAATTCAAAAAAGTCTTAATTTTGGATCATCATAAGGATACTCTGATTTATTCCAACAGAATTAAAACGAGTATTCTCGACGGAAAAAAATTACTCGATGGAGACTTAATTTTTGGTGAATTACGATTGGATGGGGTATTGTTTAACTTGAAAACGTATAAAAACGAAAAGGAAACTAATTTAGATAAATTTATAAATGCTTTCGGGACGAGTAAGTCTACCGGTAGGCATTTTTTGCTGACTGCCCAAGACGCGTACATTACTAATGGACATTTTATTTTAACAGATGAAAACAGAGAAGTTCCTAAAGATGTCGATTTTACTAAACTGAATGCTTACATTACTGATTTTAAATTATATGGTCCGGATGTGAATACTACAATTCATAAAATGTCATTTTTAGATCATCGGGGTTTGTATGTAGTCAATTTAAGTTCAATATTCAGTTACACAAAAAAACAAATTAAATTAGATAAATTAGATTTGTTGACTAAGGAGTCTAAACTAAAAGGAACTGTTTCTTTAAAATATAAAATTGAAGATTTCTCTAATTTTACTGATAAAGTTCAGTTTGATGTTAAGCTTGATAAAGCATCGCTGGCTTCTAATGATATTCGTTATTTTTATAAAGAATTAGGCAGAAATCAACATTTTTACACTAAAGCTATTATAAAAGGTACACTTAATGATTTAAAAGTAACAAACTTAAATTTAGTTGATTCTAGGAAAACTCAGATTAAAGGTAATGTAAACTTCAAGAACCTTTTTGCTAAAATGGGTCAAAAATTTTATATGTATGGAAAGTTCAATAAACTGTCCTCCAGTTATGATAATCTGATTGTTATTCTTCCAGATATTCTTGGGAAAAAATTACCTACAACATTAAAAAAATTAGGAAAATTCAATGCTGTTGGTATTGCTGAAATCACTACAACTGCAATAAATGCCAGTTTTTCAATGTCCACAGCATTGGGGAAAGTGCAATCTGATTTGAAAATGAACAATATAGATGAAATCGATAAAGCATCTTATGCAGGTAAAGTTGTTTTGGAAGATTTTGATATTGGGACTTTATTCGAACGAAAAGACTTTGGGAAAGTCAGCATGAATATTGATGTTGACGGAAAAGGTTTTAAGGAAAAATACTTGGATACATCCATAAAAGGAGATGTTACTAAAATTGATTATAATAATTATACCTATAATAATATTGTTGTTAACGGTGTTTTTAAAATGCCGAATTATAAAGGTCAAATTTCTGTAAATGATCCTAATTTGAATATGACTTTTGATGGCTTGTTAGATTTGAGTAAAAAAGACAGCCGTTATGATTTTCATATTAATGTTGTAAATGCTGATTTACATAAATTGAATTTTGTAAAAGATTCTATTTCAGTATTCAAAGGAGATGTTGTTGTCCAGGCTTCGGGGAATACTATAGAGAATTTGCAAGGAAATTTATTTATTAACGCGACTTCATATCAAAATGTAAAAGGAATGTACCGTTTTGATGATTTTGCAATAAGCTCAATTTTTGATCAAAATAAAGTTAGAACAATAACTGTAAATTCTCCAGATATTATTCAAGGTCAGATTGTGGGTAAATATGAATTTAGTCAATTGAAAAATATGGTGACTAATTCATTAGGTAGTCTTTACACAAATTATAAACCAAATAAAGTAAAAAAAGGACAGTTTCTGAAATTTGATTTTACAATTTATAATAAAATCATTGAAATTTTTTATCCGGATATTTCTATTGGTGCTAACACTATAGTGAAAGGGAATATTAATTCGGATAATCAAGAGTTTAAACTTAATTTCAATTCACCACAAATTGTAGCTGCAAACAATACTTTTGACAACATTAGAATAGCTGTGGATAATAAAAATCCGCTATACAATGCTTATATAGAATTAGATAGTATTAAGAATAAATACTATAAAATTCGAGATTTTAGTTTGATAAATATTACAATGAAAGATACGTTATACTTTCGTTCTGAATTTAAAGGAGGAGCCAAGGGGGAAGATTATTATAATTTAAATTTATATCATACTATAAATGCTGCCAATAAAAATGTTGTTGGGATTAGTAAATCTGAAGTTAAATTTAAAGATTATTTGTGGTTTTTGAATGCTAATGAGGCACCTGATAATCAAATTGTTTTTGATAAGGTTTTTAAAAATTTCAATATCGATAATATCATTTTGTCACATGAAAATCAGGAAATTTCATTGAAAGGGGATTTAAGGGGTACATCCTTTAAAGATTTAAAGCTAAGTTTTAAAGATGTTGATCTAAATAAAATTACTCCTGATAATGAAAAGTTCGTCTTTAATGGTAATATTAATGGAGAAGTAAATTATAAACAAAACAAAAATGTTTACCAACCTACTGCATCCATAATAATTGACCATTTGAATTTGAACAAAACAGATTTAGGTGTTTTAAACTTTGATATTGAGGGGGATGAAAGGTTTAAAAAATTCACTATAAATTCTAGTCTCGAAAATGAAAATTTTCAATCTTTCAATGCCGATGGGGATTTTGAAATTGTAGATAAAGAAACAATTCTGGATTTAAAACTGAAATTCGAGAAATTTAATTTAGGAGTATTAAGTTCTTTGGGAGGTGAGGTTTTGTCAAATATCAGGGGTTTTGTATCTGGTAATTCAACGATTCAAGGAAATCTTAATAAACCGGAAATAAATGGACGTCTTTATGTAGATAATGCTGGAATGACTATTCCTTATCTGAATGTAGATTATGAATTAAAAGATAAAACAATTGTTGACTTGGCTGATGAGAAGTTTTTGTTTAGAAATAATACACTAACCGATACTAAGTACGGGACAAAAGGAACTTTAAATGGAAGTATTAGTCATCATAATTTTGGTGATTGGAAATTAGATTTAGCCATTAATTCAAAAAATCTAGTAGCTTTAGATACAAAAGACAGCGAAGATGCGGCTTATTATGGTACTGCTTTTATAGATGGTATTGCCACGATAAAGGGACTTACAAATTCTTTATTTATCAAAGTAGATGCAAAATCTGAAAAAGGAACTGCAATAAAAATACCAATTAATAATGCAGAAAGTGTTAGTGATAATACCTTTATTCATTTCGTTACAGCTAAAGAAAAATATAATATTCAAAAAGGAATCTATGAGAGTACTAGAAATTATAATGGCTTAGAATTAGAGTTTGATTTTGATATAACCCCAAATGCAGAAGTAGAAGTTATTTTAGATAGGAATACCGGACATGGAATGAAAGGAAAGGGTTTTGGGTCTTTATTGTTTAAGATAAATACCTTGGGTAAATTTAATATGTGGGGAGATTTCCAAGCTTATGAAGGAACTTATAATTTTAAATATGGTGGATTGATTGATAAGAAGTTTGCTGTAAAAAAAGGTGGTTCAATTTCATGGGAAGGGAATCCAATGAAAGCACAATTAAATTTGGAAGCGGTTTATAAAACAACGGCAAATCCTGCGGTATTATTAGAAAATTCTTCTTTCAATACTAAAGTTCCTGTTGAAGTTGTGATAGGTCTACGAGGAGATTTAACGAGCCCGGAGCCAGATTTTAATATTGAATTTCCAACCGTCAGTAATGTTCTGAAATCTGAAATTCAGTATAAATTAAACGATAAGGATGTCAGACAAACACAAGCATTATACTTATTATCATCGGGTGGTTTTTTAAGTCCTGAAGGAGTGAATCAATCTGATTTTTCAGGTAGTTTATTTGAAACGGCAACTAGTATTTTGGGTGGTATTATTCAATCTGATAATGAAAAATTTAAAGTTGGAATTAATTTTATAGGTGCCGATAAAAGAATTGGTAGAGAAACAGATGGAAGATTTGTTGCTACGATTTCATCTAAAATTAATGAAAGAATTACTATTAATGGAAAAGTTGGGGTGCCATTTGGAGGAATAAATGAATCAGCAATTGTAGGAGATTTAGAGGTTTTATATAGGGTTAATGAAGATGGAACTATGAATTTACGTCTTTTTAATAAAGAAAACGATATTAATTATATAGGTCAAGGAATAGGTTATACTCAAGGTTTAGGTGTTTCATATGAGGTCGATTTTGATACTTTTAAAGAATTCGTTAATAAAATATTTAAAAAACATAAACTGGATAGAGAAATCAAGCCTACTAGTGAGGACCAGGATTCTAATTTATCTCCAGATTATATAAACTTTTCGAAACCTAAAAAACCGACGACAGAAAAGCTAAAAACGAATCAAGAAGCAGTTATTCCTAATGAGGATTAA
- the tsaD gene encoding tRNA (adenosine(37)-N6)-threonylcarbamoyltransferase complex transferase subunit TsaD encodes MQNSEVFILAIESSCDDTAAAVLKEDKVLSNIVANQLIHNQYGGVVPELASRAHQQNIVPVIDAALKKANIQKEQLSAIAFTQGPGLMGSLLVGSSFAKSLALALKIPLIAVNHMHAHILAHFIHEEGFEKPTFPFLALTISGGHTQIVRVNDFFDMTIIGETTDDAVGEAFDKSAKILGLPYPGGPLIDKYAQLGNPKAFAFTKPKVPGLDFSFSGLKTAILYFIQKKKIENPNFIDENLNDICASIQYTIIEILMDKLKLAVKETGIKQIAIGGGVSANSGIRNTLAEAQNKYGWKTFIPKFEYTTDNAAMIGIVGYQKFLNEKFEASSVVSKARIQF; translated from the coding sequence ATGCAAAATTCCGAGGTTTTTATTCTTGCTATCGAAAGTTCTTGCGATGATACGGCAGCAGCTGTTTTAAAAGAAGACAAAGTACTATCAAATATCGTAGCTAATCAATTGATTCACAATCAATATGGCGGTGTAGTTCCAGAATTAGCTTCACGGGCACATCAACAAAATATAGTGCCAGTTATTGATGCTGCACTTAAAAAAGCAAATATACAAAAAGAACAGTTGTCCGCAATTGCTTTTACGCAAGGACCTGGATTAATGGGGTCGCTTTTAGTAGGAAGCTCGTTTGCTAAATCATTGGCGTTGGCCTTAAAAATCCCATTAATTGCCGTAAATCATATGCATGCCCACATTTTGGCACATTTTATTCATGAAGAAGGATTTGAAAAGCCTACCTTTCCCTTTTTGGCATTGACCATAAGTGGCGGACATACCCAGATTGTGAGAGTGAATGATTTCTTTGATATGACAATTATTGGAGAAACCACTGATGATGCCGTAGGAGAAGCTTTTGATAAAAGTGCAAAAATACTTGGGCTGCCATATCCAGGCGGTCCTTTGATAGATAAATATGCACAATTAGGAAACCCAAAAGCTTTCGCTTTTACAAAGCCTAAAGTTCCAGGATTAGATTTTAGTTTTTCAGGTTTAAAAACCGCTATTTTATATTTTATTCAAAAGAAAAAAATAGAGAATCCTAATTTTATAGATGAAAATCTAAATGATATTTGTGCCTCAATTCAATATACAATTATTGAAATTTTGATGGATAAATTAAAACTGGCTGTAAAGGAAACAGGAATAAAACAAATTGCAATTGGTGGAGGTGTTTCGGCCAATTCTGGAATAAGAAATACTTTGGCGGAAGCCCAAAATAAATACGGCTGGAAAACATTTATTCCTAAATTTGAGTACACCACGGATAATGCTGCAATGATTGGAATTGTAGGTTACCAAAAATTTTTAAATGAAAAATTTGAAGCTTCATCTGTCGTTTCTAAAGCAAGAATACAATTCTAA
- a CDS encoding 16S rRNA (uracil(1498)-N(3))-methyltransferase — translation MQLFYNPNIDETTETFSFDKEESKHIIKVLRKKDSDILFVTNGLGDLFKTEITLASDNKCTVKIISFEKSTAPKFHLHLVVAPTKMNDRFEWFLEKATEIGIHEITPIICDRSERKVINTERFDKILLTAMKQSNVLFLPKLNNAISFKDFMKQKQDGVNFIAHCEETDKKSLKSVLKPNENVTILIGPEGDFTEKEIELALDSNYIPVSLGNTRLRTETAAIVACHSVVFVNEN, via the coding sequence ATGCAATTATTTTATAATCCAAATATAGACGAAACTACTGAAACCTTTTCTTTTGACAAAGAAGAAAGCAAACATATAATTAAAGTGTTACGCAAAAAAGATAGCGATATTCTATTTGTAACCAATGGTTTAGGAGATTTATTTAAAACTGAAATAACTTTAGCATCTGACAATAAATGTACCGTAAAAATTATTTCTTTTGAAAAATCTACAGCTCCTAAATTTCATTTACATTTAGTGGTTGCTCCCACTAAAATGAACGATCGTTTCGAATGGTTTTTAGAAAAAGCTACTGAAATTGGAATCCATGAAATCACCCCGATTATTTGTGATCGTTCGGAACGAAAAGTAATCAATACCGAAAGATTTGATAAAATTTTACTGACTGCAATGAAGCAATCTAATGTATTATTTCTTCCTAAATTGAATAATGCTATATCATTCAAAGATTTTATGAAACAGAAACAGGACGGAGTAAATTTTATTGCACATTGCGAGGAAACCGATAAAAAATCTTTAAAGTCAGTTTTAAAACCTAATGAAAATGTAACAATACTCATTGGTCCTGAAGGAGATTTTACTGAAAAAGAAATTGAATTAGCACTTGATTCTAATTACATCCCCGTTTCTTTAGGAAATACCCGTTTAAGAACTGAAACTGCAGCAATTGTTGCCTGTCATAGTGTTGTTTTTGTTAATGAAAATTAA
- a CDS encoding DUF4159 domain-containing protein, producing MKKIYYLLLLISVTSFAQEIALLKYSGGGDWYANPTSLPNLIKYCNTNINTKIKSKPGTVEPGSPDLLSYPFVHMTGHGNVVFSDAEVINLRNYLLAGGFLHIDDNYGMDQYIRKQIKKLFPNTDLVEIPSNHAIFQKPYLFSHGLPKIHEHDGKRPQAFGIFVENKLVLLYTFECDLGDGWEDPEVHNDPADIREKALKMGANIVNYIFNN from the coding sequence ATGAAAAAAATATATTATTTATTACTATTAATTTCTGTCACTTCATTTGCACAAGAAATTGCATTATTAAAATATAGCGGAGGTGGTGATTGGTATGCAAATCCTACTTCATTACCTAATTTGATAAAATATTGCAATACCAACATCAATACCAAAATAAAATCTAAGCCAGGAACAGTTGAACCCGGAAGTCCGGATTTACTTTCCTATCCATTCGTTCACATGACCGGACACGGAAATGTTGTTTTTAGCGATGCCGAAGTCATCAATCTCAGAAATTATTTACTCGCGGGAGGCTTTCTTCATATTGATGACAATTATGGAATGGATCAATACATTAGAAAACAAATCAAGAAACTATTTCCAAATACTGATTTAGTCGAAATCCCTTCAAACCATGCTATTTTTCAAAAACCATATCTTTTCTCTCATGGATTACCAAAAATTCACGAGCATGATGGAAAACGACCACAAGCTTTTGGAATTTTTGTAGAAAATAAATTGGTACTTCTCTACACTTTCGAATGCGATTTAGGTGATGGCTGGGAAGATCCTGAGGTCCATAACGATCCAGCTGATATTCGTGAAAAAGCTTTAAAAATGGGAGCAAACATTGTGAATTATATTTTCAATAATTGA
- a CDS encoding zinc metalloprotease, translating to MKKILLTATAFLMLFSCQNDQSESTVSATNAIARRSCASQDVLTEQLKADPTLALRMNQIEAFTQKSMLTNRLVNGKVVIPVVVNVLYKTAAENISDAQIQSQIDVLNKDYTATNPDFSNIPAEFAGVAANVGITFELVKINRKSTTKTSWGTRDAMKKTKQGGLDPTSPATTLNMWACTIGGGILGYAQFPGGSSATDGVVIDSNYFGLSSAASYPYNLGRTASHEVGHWMNLRHIWGDASCGDDLVSDTPVHKTSNFGVPTYPYVSTCLPSHNEMTMNYMDYTDDRGMFMFTNGQKARMTALFVSGGARSGFGI from the coding sequence ATGAAAAAAATCCTTTTAACTGCAACAGCATTTTTAATGCTATTCTCATGTCAAAATGACCAATCAGAATCAACCGTATCAGCAACAAATGCTATTGCACGCCGTTCATGTGCTTCACAAGATGTATTAACGGAGCAATTGAAAGCAGATCCTACATTAGCTTTAAGAATGAACCAAATTGAAGCTTTTACCCAAAAATCGATGTTAACTAACCGTTTAGTAAATGGTAAAGTAGTAATTCCAGTAGTAGTAAATGTATTGTACAAAACTGCAGCTGAAAATATCTCTGATGCGCAAATACAATCTCAAATCGATGTATTGAACAAAGATTACACTGCTACAAACCCAGATTTTAGCAATATTCCTGCTGAGTTTGCTGGTGTTGCTGCAAATGTGGGTATTACTTTCGAATTAGTAAAGATCAATAGAAAATCAACAACTAAGACTTCATGGGGAACTAGAGACGCTATGAAAAAAACAAAACAAGGAGGATTAGATCCTACTTCACCTGCTACAACTTTAAATATGTGGGCTTGTACAATTGGTGGCGGAATATTAGGATACGCACAATTTCCTGGAGGTTCTTCAGCAACCGATGGAGTTGTTATCGATTCTAATTATTTTGGATTATCAAGCGCTGCAAGTTATCCTTATAATTTAGGAAGAACTGCATCTCATGAAGTTGGTCACTGGATGAACCTTAGACATATTTGGGGCGATGCATCTTGTGGAGACGATTTAGTTTCTGATACTCCAGTTCACAAAACTTCTAACTTTGGCGTACCAACTTACCCATACGTAAGCACTTGTTTACCATCTCATAATGAGATGACTATGAATTATATGGATTACACTGACGATAGAGGAATGTTTATGTTCACAAATGGCCAAAAAGCAAGAATGACTGCTTTATTCGTTTCTGGTGGAGCTAGATCAGGTTTCGGAATATAA
- a CDS encoding zinc metalloprotease: MKKIILIATAFLMLFSCQNDQTELTPHSTNAIARRTCASQDVLAEQLKADPTLALRMNQIEAFTQKTMLTNRLVNGKIVIPVVVNVLYRTPAENISDAQIQSQIDVLNKDYTATNSDFKSIPIEFSGVAANIGITFELVNTIRKATTKTSWGTRDAMKNSKKGGINPTSPSTTLNIWACTIGGGILGYAQFPGGSSATDGVVIDSFYFGLSSAASYPYNLGRTASHEVGHWMNLRHIWGDASCGNDLVSDTPVHKTANFGNPVYPYLSPCLPTHNEMTMNYMDYTDDRGMYMFTNGQKLRMSALFVSGGARAGFGI, encoded by the coding sequence ATGAAAAAAATTATTTTAATTGCAACAGCATTTTTGATGTTATTTTCTTGTCAAAATGACCAAACAGAATTAACTCCCCATTCGACAAACGCTATTGCTAGACGAACATGTGCTTCACAAGATGTTTTGGCAGAACAATTGAAGGCTGATCCTACATTAGCATTAAGAATGAATCAAATTGAAGCTTTTACACAAAAAACAATGTTAACGAACCGTTTAGTTAATGGTAAAATAGTAATTCCCGTTGTTGTAAACGTATTGTACAGAACACCCGCAGAAAACATATCTGATGCTCAGATACAATCGCAAATTGATGTATTGAATAAAGATTATACAGCAACGAATTCTGATTTTAAGAGTATTCCTATTGAATTTTCAGGTGTAGCGGCAAATATTGGTATCACCTTTGAGTTAGTAAATACGATTAGAAAAGCTACTACAAAAACATCTTGGGGAACAAGAGATGCAATGAAGAACTCTAAAAAAGGAGGTATTAATCCAACTTCACCTTCTACAACGCTAAATATATGGGCTTGTACTATAGGAGGTGGCATTTTAGGATATGCACAATTTCCTGGAGGTTCTTCAGCAACTGACGGAGTAGTTATCGATTCTTTCTATTTTGGCTTATCAAGCGCTGCTAGTTATCCATACAATTTAGGCAGAACTGCATCTCATGAAGTAGGTCACTGGATGAACCTTAGACATATATGGGGTGATGCTTCATGTGGGAATGATTTAGTTTCTGATACACCAGTTCATAAAACTGCAAACTTTGGTAACCCAGTATATCCTTATTTAAGCCCTTGTTTGCCAACCCATAACGAAATGACTATGAATTATATGGATTATACTGATGACAGAGGAATGTATATGTTTACCAATGGTCAAAAATTAAGAATGTCTGCTTTATTTGTTTCTGGTGGAGCCAGAGCAGGCTTTGGTATATAA
- a CDS encoding AI-2E family transporter: MISSKIIANGILRAISIIVLIALSLYFLYQIQSVLIYLIVALILTLIGNPILDFFKGRLKFKHVFATIATLLIFVLIIVGFIMLFIPLISSQGQNLSLLNTIEIEKNILQLINQISSFLESHNIDSAKMLKESNITSKINFNFIPNFINAVLGTISSFGMGLASVLFITFFFLKDRLLFKNGAKKLIPDSHEDQILNSLEKINHLLSRYFIGLLLQLFIVFILYLIVLIIFGVPNAIVIAFLCAVLNIIPYIGPLIASILAAILTMMSNLGSDFQTVILPMTIYVLIGFWIVQIIDNNLSQPIIFSKSVSSHPLEIFLVILIAGFLFGILGMIIAVPLYTIIKVIGKEFFPENNIIQLLTKDI; the protein is encoded by the coding sequence ATGATTTCTTCAAAAATTATAGCTAATGGAATTTTAAGAGCAATAAGCATTATCGTTTTGATTGCTTTATCTCTTTATTTTCTATATCAAATTCAATCGGTACTTATTTACCTAATAGTTGCATTAATTCTTACATTAATTGGAAACCCAATATTAGATTTTTTTAAAGGAAGATTAAAATTCAAACACGTATTTGCTACAATTGCAACATTATTGATTTTTGTTCTTATTATAGTTGGATTTATCATGCTGTTTATTCCTTTGATTTCATCACAGGGTCAAAATTTATCACTTTTAAATACTATAGAAATTGAAAAAAACATACTTCAATTAATTAACCAAATATCCTCATTTTTAGAAAGTCATAATATTGATTCCGCTAAAATGCTAAAGGAATCTAACATTACTTCTAAAATAAATTTTAATTTTATTCCAAATTTTATAAATGCAGTTTTAGGTACAATTAGTAGTTTTGGAATGGGATTGGCTTCTGTACTTTTTATTACTTTCTTCTTTTTAAAAGACCGATTATTATTTAAAAATGGAGCTAAAAAATTAATTCCAGACAGCCATGAAGATCAAATATTAAATTCTTTAGAAAAAATAAATCACTTATTATCCCGCTACTTTATTGGATTACTACTTCAATTATTTATAGTATTTATTTTATACCTAATTGTACTAATAATTTTTGGTGTTCCAAATGCAATTGTCATCGCCTTTTTATGCGCTGTTTTAAATATCATACCCTATATTGGCCCATTAATTGCTTCCATTTTAGCTGCTATTTTAACTATGATGAGCAATTTAGGAAGTGATTTTCAAACCGTAATATTACCTATGACAATTTATGTTTTAATTGGTTTCTGGATTGTACAAATCATAGATAATAATCTGTCTCAACCTATTATTTTTTCAAAAAGTGTAAGCTCACATCCATTAGAAATCTTTCTTGTTATATTAATCGCAGGCTTCCTTTTTGGAATTCTAGGAATGATAATAGCAGTTCCCTTATATACGATTATAAAGGTTATAGGTAAGGAATTCTTCCCGGAAAACAACATAATTCAACTATTAACTAAAGATATTTAA